One genomic segment of Pedobacter endophyticus includes these proteins:
- the fumC gene encoding class II fumarate hydratase, whose amino-acid sequence MSFRIEHDTMGEVQVPADKYWGAQTERSRNNFKIGPEGSMPKEIIHAFGYLKKAAALANTELGVLSAEKADLIAKACDEIIAGDLDDQFPLVIWQTGSGTQSNMNGNEVIANRAHVMNGGALADDKKVLHPNDDVNKSQSSNDTYPTAMHIAAYKLTVENTIPGLEKLRNALAKKVEEFSGITKTGRTHFMDATPLTLGQEFSGYVQQIDNSIRAIKNALVMVAELALGGTAVGTGLNTPKGYDVLVAKKIAELTGLPFVTAPNKFEALAAHDAMVELSGALKRTAVALMKVANDVRMLSSGPRCGIGEIVIPDNEPGSSIMPGKVNPTQPEALTMVCAQVIGNDVAVSVGGMSGHFELNVFKPLIAANVLQSARLIGDACVSFTDKCAEGITANLPEIEKHLQNSLMLVTALNPHVGYENAAKIAKKAHKENKTLKAAAVELGLLTSEQFDEWVRPEDMVGSLK is encoded by the coding sequence ATGAGTTTCAGAATAGAACACGATACCATGGGCGAGGTGCAGGTGCCTGCCGACAAGTACTGGGGTGCACAAACCGAACGCTCACGCAATAACTTCAAAATCGGCCCAGAGGGCTCAATGCCAAAAGAAATTATTCATGCTTTTGGCTACCTTAAAAAAGCGGCTGCCTTGGCTAATACCGAACTGGGCGTACTCTCTGCAGAAAAAGCCGATTTAATTGCCAAAGCGTGCGACGAAATTATTGCCGGCGATTTAGATGATCAATTTCCGTTGGTAATATGGCAAACTGGTTCTGGTACGCAAAGTAATATGAATGGAAACGAAGTAATTGCCAATCGTGCCCACGTAATGAATGGTGGCGCTTTGGCCGACGATAAAAAAGTGCTTCACCCGAACGACGACGTAAACAAATCGCAGTCATCAAACGATACCTATCCAACTGCAATGCATATTGCGGCCTATAAATTAACCGTAGAAAACACCATTCCTGGTTTAGAGAAACTGCGCAATGCATTAGCCAAAAAGGTTGAAGAATTTTCTGGAATCACCAAAACGGGGCGTACCCATTTTATGGATGCTACGCCTTTAACCTTAGGACAGGAATTTTCGGGCTACGTTCAGCAGATCGACAACAGTATCAGGGCGATAAAAAATGCCTTGGTAATGGTGGCCGAATTGGCCTTGGGCGGTACTGCAGTTGGCACCGGCCTTAACACACCAAAAGGTTATGATGTTTTGGTAGCAAAAAAGATTGCCGAATTAACCGGTCTACCATTCGTTACCGCACCGAATAAATTTGAGGCTTTGGCAGCTCACGATGCAATGGTCGAGCTTTCTGGCGCTTTAAAGCGTACAGCTGTGGCCTTAATGAAAGTAGCCAACGATGTACGCATGCTTAGCTCAGGCCCGCGTTGTGGTATCGGCGAAATTGTAATTCCCGACAATGAGCCAGGCTCATCAATTATGCCGGGAAAAGTTAACCCGACACAGCCAGAAGCCTTAACAATGGTTTGTGCCCAGGTTATCGGTAACGATGTTGCCGTTTCAGTTGGCGGAATGTCGGGCCACTTCGAATTAAACGTTTTTAAGCCGTTAATTGCTGCCAATGTACTGCAATCGGCTCGTTTAATCGGCGATGCATGCGTGTCCTTTACCGATAAGTGTGCTGAGGGCATTACCGCCAACCTGCCAGAGATTGAGAAGCATTTGCAAAACTCATTGATGTTGGTTACGGCCTTAAACCCTCATGTTGGGTACGAGAACGCCGCGAAAATTGCCAAAAAAGCGCATAAGGAAAACAAAACGTTAAAAGCCGCTGCTGTAGAACTTGGTTTGCTAACCAGC